The proteins below are encoded in one region of Helicoverpa armigera isolate CAAS_96S chromosome 11, ASM3070526v1, whole genome shotgun sequence:
- the LOC110370071 gene encoding farnesoate epoxidase isoform X3 gives MMRSFGKKLGIVFNDGTSWSKTRRIVLKYLKSFGYNTRFMENYISEECRELVKLRTNDAGRPILVNNMFNITIVNILWRLVAGKRYDLEDKKLKLLCDLIMRLFRAVDMSGGILNFMPFMRHVFPGLSGYKELSGIHKALHEFLKETIQQHEQSIDVNNPRDVIDAFLIEKMECKDQFFTDEELQVVCLDLLEAGMETVSNTAVFMLLHIVLNDDVQRRLHDEIDDVIGPLTPPALSDRARMVYTEAVLLESLRISSVAAMGIPHMALEDARLGNYIIPKGTFILLSMYDLHNGTHWKDPDTFRPERFITKEGNLIQDESLMPFGTGKRRCIGEGLARSELFMFLTHILQTFRIKIPEGDTIPSIEPNDGLSLSAKPFRVIFEKRI, from the exons ATGATGAGATCGTTCGGTAAAAAGCTCG GAATCGTTTTTAACGATGGAACCTCGTGGTCCAAGACAAGGCGCATTGttctaaaatatctaaaaagcTTTGGATACAACACACGTTTCATGGAAAACTACATAAGTGAGGAGTGCAGAGAGCTTGTTAAGTTGAGAACAAACGACGCCGGGAGGCCGATACTAGTGAATAACATGTTTAATATTACAATCGTCAATATACTGTGGAGGCTCGTCGCTGGGAAAAG ATACGATTTAGAAGACAAAAAGCTGAAATTGCTTTGTGACCTGATAATGAGGCTGTTTCGTGCTGTAGATATGAGTGGGGGCATACTGAATTTCATGCCGTTTATGAGGCATGTGTTCCCAGGACTGTCAGGATACAAAGAATTGAGTGGCATACATAAAGCTCTTCATGAATTCTTGAAG GAAACCATACAACAACATGAACAAAGCATCGACGTCAACAACCCTCGTGACGTCATTGACGCCTTTCTCATTGAAAAAATGGAATGCAAAGATCAATTCT TTACAGATGAAGAACTTCAAGTTGTCTGCCTAGATCTCCTGGAAGCTGGCATGGAGACAGTGTCCAACACCGCGGTATTCATGCTGCTACACATAGTCTTGAACGATGATGTACAGCGACGGCTGCATGACGAAattgatgacgtcatcggtCCCCTCACACCACCTGCACTCAGCGACAGAGCcag GATGGTGTACACCGAGGCGGTGTTACTGGAGTCCTTACGAATATCAAGTGTCGCAGCCATGGGCATCCCGCATATGGCCCTTGAAGACGCGCGACTCGGCAATTACATTATACCCAAG GGGACATTCATTCTGTTGTCTATGTACGACCTGCATAATGGTACGCATTGGAAGGACCCCGACACATTCCGACCAGAGAGGTTCATCACTAAAGAAGGAAATCTTATTCAAGACGAGTCGCTTATGCCTTTTGGAACAG GAAAGAGACGTTGCATAGGGGAAGGGTTAGCTCGATCGGAACTGTTTATGTTCCTTACGCATATTCTGCAAACGTTTCGTATCAAGATACCAGAAGGGGATACAATACCATCTATAGAACCTAACGACGGACTCTCGCTGTCCGCCAAACCATTCagagtaatttttgaaaaaagaatttga
- the LOC110370071 gene encoding farnesoate epoxidase isoform X2, with product MGPTPLPILGNLLSVALNLRSKIPHHTLWRRWANLYGNLLGLRLGLINVVIVSGKDLIKEVSTREVFDGRPDGFFFMMRSFGKKLGIVFNDGTSWSKTRRIVLKYLKSFGYNTRFMENYISEECRELVKLRTNDAGRPILVNNMFNITIVNILWRLVAGKRYDLEDKKLKLLCDLIMRLFRAVDMSGGILNFMPFMRHVFPGLSGYKELSGIHKALHEFLKETIQQHEQSIDVNNPRDVIDAFLIEKMECKDQFFTDEELQVVCLDLLEAGMETVSNTAVFMLLHIVLNDDVQRRLHDEIDDVIGPLTPPALSDRARMVYTEAVLLESLRISSVAAMGIPHMALEDARLGNYIIPKGTFILLSMYDLHNGTHWKDPDTFRPERFITKEGNLIQDESLMPFGTGKRRCIGEGLARSELFMFLTHILQTFRIKIPEGDTIPSIEPNDGLSLSAKPFRVIFEKRI from the exons ATGG GACCGACACCTTTGCCGATTTTGGGAAACTTGCTATCCGTTGCTTTGAACTTGAGGTCTAAGATACCTCACCATACTCTATGGCGTCGCTGGGCAAACTTGTATGGGAACCTGCTGGGTTTGAGACTGGGACTCATCAATGTTGTCATTGTCTCGGGGAAGGATTTGATAAAGGAGGTGTCAACTCGTGAAGTTTTTGACGGGAGACCCGATGGGTTTTTCTTCATGATGAGATCGTTCGGTAAAAAGCTCG GAATCGTTTTTAACGATGGAACCTCGTGGTCCAAGACAAGGCGCATTGttctaaaatatctaaaaagcTTTGGATACAACACACGTTTCATGGAAAACTACATAAGTGAGGAGTGCAGAGAGCTTGTTAAGTTGAGAACAAACGACGCCGGGAGGCCGATACTAGTGAATAACATGTTTAATATTACAATCGTCAATATACTGTGGAGGCTCGTCGCTGGGAAAAG ATACGATTTAGAAGACAAAAAGCTGAAATTGCTTTGTGACCTGATAATGAGGCTGTTTCGTGCTGTAGATATGAGTGGGGGCATACTGAATTTCATGCCGTTTATGAGGCATGTGTTCCCAGGACTGTCAGGATACAAAGAATTGAGTGGCATACATAAAGCTCTTCATGAATTCTTGAAG GAAACCATACAACAACATGAACAAAGCATCGACGTCAACAACCCTCGTGACGTCATTGACGCCTTTCTCATTGAAAAAATGGAATGCAAAGATCAATTCT TTACAGATGAAGAACTTCAAGTTGTCTGCCTAGATCTCCTGGAAGCTGGCATGGAGACAGTGTCCAACACCGCGGTATTCATGCTGCTACACATAGTCTTGAACGATGATGTACAGCGACGGCTGCATGACGAAattgatgacgtcatcggtCCCCTCACACCACCTGCACTCAGCGACAGAGCcag GATGGTGTACACCGAGGCGGTGTTACTGGAGTCCTTACGAATATCAAGTGTCGCAGCCATGGGCATCCCGCATATGGCCCTTGAAGACGCGCGACTCGGCAATTACATTATACCCAAG GGGACATTCATTCTGTTGTCTATGTACGACCTGCATAATGGTACGCATTGGAAGGACCCCGACACATTCCGACCAGAGAGGTTCATCACTAAAGAAGGAAATCTTATTCAAGACGAGTCGCTTATGCCTTTTGGAACAG GAAAGAGACGTTGCATAGGGGAAGGGTTAGCTCGATCGGAACTGTTTATGTTCCTTACGCATATTCTGCAAACGTTTCGTATCAAGATACCAGAAGGGGATACAATACCATCTATAGAACCTAACGACGGACTCTCGCTGTCCGCCAAACCATTCagagtaatttttgaaaaaagaatttga
- the LOC110370071 gene encoding farnesoate epoxidase isoform X1, producing MWPLIAFSVFLAFYFLKNKFKRPRLYPPGPTPLPILGNLLSVALNLRSKIPHHTLWRRWANLYGNLLGLRLGLINVVIVSGKDLIKEVSTREVFDGRPDGFFFMMRSFGKKLGIVFNDGTSWSKTRRIVLKYLKSFGYNTRFMENYISEECRELVKLRTNDAGRPILVNNMFNITIVNILWRLVAGKRYDLEDKKLKLLCDLIMRLFRAVDMSGGILNFMPFMRHVFPGLSGYKELSGIHKALHEFLKETIQQHEQSIDVNNPRDVIDAFLIEKMECKDQFFTDEELQVVCLDLLEAGMETVSNTAVFMLLHIVLNDDVQRRLHDEIDDVIGPLTPPALSDRARMVYTEAVLLESLRISSVAAMGIPHMALEDARLGNYIIPKGTFILLSMYDLHNGTHWKDPDTFRPERFITKEGNLIQDESLMPFGTGKRRCIGEGLARSELFMFLTHILQTFRIKIPEGDTIPSIEPNDGLSLSAKPFRVIFEKRI from the exons ATGTGGCCCCTTATAGCATTCTCAGTATTTTTAGCGTTCTATTtcctcaaaaataaattcaaaagacCACGCCTATATCCACCAG GACCGACACCTTTGCCGATTTTGGGAAACTTGCTATCCGTTGCTTTGAACTTGAGGTCTAAGATACCTCACCATACTCTATGGCGTCGCTGGGCAAACTTGTATGGGAACCTGCTGGGTTTGAGACTGGGACTCATCAATGTTGTCATTGTCTCGGGGAAGGATTTGATAAAGGAGGTGTCAACTCGTGAAGTTTTTGACGGGAGACCCGATGGGTTTTTCTTCATGATGAGATCGTTCGGTAAAAAGCTCG GAATCGTTTTTAACGATGGAACCTCGTGGTCCAAGACAAGGCGCATTGttctaaaatatctaaaaagcTTTGGATACAACACACGTTTCATGGAAAACTACATAAGTGAGGAGTGCAGAGAGCTTGTTAAGTTGAGAACAAACGACGCCGGGAGGCCGATACTAGTGAATAACATGTTTAATATTACAATCGTCAATATACTGTGGAGGCTCGTCGCTGGGAAAAG ATACGATTTAGAAGACAAAAAGCTGAAATTGCTTTGTGACCTGATAATGAGGCTGTTTCGTGCTGTAGATATGAGTGGGGGCATACTGAATTTCATGCCGTTTATGAGGCATGTGTTCCCAGGACTGTCAGGATACAAAGAATTGAGTGGCATACATAAAGCTCTTCATGAATTCTTGAAG GAAACCATACAACAACATGAACAAAGCATCGACGTCAACAACCCTCGTGACGTCATTGACGCCTTTCTCATTGAAAAAATGGAATGCAAAGATCAATTCT TTACAGATGAAGAACTTCAAGTTGTCTGCCTAGATCTCCTGGAAGCTGGCATGGAGACAGTGTCCAACACCGCGGTATTCATGCTGCTACACATAGTCTTGAACGATGATGTACAGCGACGGCTGCATGACGAAattgatgacgtcatcggtCCCCTCACACCACCTGCACTCAGCGACAGAGCcag GATGGTGTACACCGAGGCGGTGTTACTGGAGTCCTTACGAATATCAAGTGTCGCAGCCATGGGCATCCCGCATATGGCCCTTGAAGACGCGCGACTCGGCAATTACATTATACCCAAG GGGACATTCATTCTGTTGTCTATGTACGACCTGCATAATGGTACGCATTGGAAGGACCCCGACACATTCCGACCAGAGAGGTTCATCACTAAAGAAGGAAATCTTATTCAAGACGAGTCGCTTATGCCTTTTGGAACAG GAAAGAGACGTTGCATAGGGGAAGGGTTAGCTCGATCGGAACTGTTTATGTTCCTTACGCATATTCTGCAAACGTTTCGTATCAAGATACCAGAAGGGGATACAATACCATCTATAGAACCTAACGACGGACTCTCGCTGTCCGCCAAACCATTCagagtaatttttgaaaaaagaatttga
- the LOC110370072 gene encoding purine nucleoside phosphorylase isoform X2, whose product MAPINANDLNDAKAFVPAKKVLPEVETDVANGNGNGNSPKGYSYETLLEIANFLLSRISVKPHIGIICGSGMGSLAETITDAESISYEDIPNFPVSTVEGHRGQLVFGKISGIPVVAMQGRFHYYEGYPLWKCCLPVRVMKLIGIKALIATNAAGGLNPSYKIGDIMIVKDHINMMGFAGNNPLHGPNDERFGPRFPPMSKAYNYEYRKVAKEIAKELNIDNIVREGVYTCLGGPNFETVAELNMLKMVGVDAVGMSTVHEVITARHCDLNVFALSLITNECVTSYDNDDEANHEEVLDVGRMRQDILRQFVSKLVERFAQIEAKNP is encoded by the exons ATGGCTCCTATTAACGCGAATGACTTAAATGACGCCAAGGCTTTCGTGCCGGCGAAGAAAGTTCTCCCTGAAGTTGAAACGGATGTTGCCAATGGAAACGGAAATGGGAACTCACCTAAAGG ataCTCCTACGAAACTCTACTAGAAATAGCAAACTTCTTGCTGTCGCGTATCTCTGTGAAGCCGCACATCGGCATTATTTGCGGCTCTGGGATGG GTTCCTTGGCTGAAACTATCACAGATGCTGAATCTATCTCATACGAGGACATTCCCAACTTCCCTGTGAGCACAGTCGAGGGTCACCGTGGACAACTGGTCTTCGGAAAGATCAGCGGTATCCCCGTCGTAGCCATGCAGGGACGCTTCCACTACTATGAAGGATACCCACTATGGAAG TGTTGTCTGCCCGTACGTGTGATGAAGCTCATTGGTATCAAAGCGCTGATTGCCACCAATGCGGCTGGAGGGCTAAATCCTTCATACAAGATTGGTGACATCATGATCGTGAAGGATCACATCAACATGATGGGTTTCGCCGGTAACAATCCTCTGCACGGGCCCAATGACGAGAGGTTCGGCCCTCGCTTCCCACCTATGAGCAAAGCTTACAACTACGAATATAGAAAAGTAGCAAAAGAG ATCGCGAAAGAGTTGAACATCGACAACATAGTGAGAGAGGGAGTGTACACTTGTCTCGGAGGACCCAACTTCGAAACCGTTGCTGAACTGAACATGTTGAAGATGGTCGGAGTCGACGCTGTTGGCATGTCCACCGTACACGAG GTTATCACAGCAAGGCATTGCGATTTGAACGTATTCGCGCTATCCCTCATCACCAACGAATGTGTGACGAGTTACGACAATGATGACGAGGCGAACCACGAAGAGGTCCTAGACGTAGGTCGCATGCGGCAGGACATCTTGCGCCAATTCGTCAGCAAGCTCGTCGAAAGGTTCGCACAGATCGAGGCCAAGAACCCATGA
- the LOC110370072 gene encoding purine nucleoside phosphorylase isoform X1: MAPINANDLNDAKAFVPAKKVLPEVETDVANGNGNGNSPKGYSYETLLEIANFLLSRISVKPHIGIICGSGMGSYWKEGSLAETITDAESISYEDIPNFPVSTVEGHRGQLVFGKISGIPVVAMQGRFHYYEGYPLWKCCLPVRVMKLIGIKALIATNAAGGLNPSYKIGDIMIVKDHINMMGFAGNNPLHGPNDERFGPRFPPMSKAYNYEYRKVAKEIAKELNIDNIVREGVYTCLGGPNFETVAELNMLKMVGVDAVGMSTVHEVITARHCDLNVFALSLITNECVTSYDNDDEANHEEVLDVGRMRQDILRQFVSKLVERFAQIEAKNP; the protein is encoded by the exons ATGGCTCCTATTAACGCGAATGACTTAAATGACGCCAAGGCTTTCGTGCCGGCGAAGAAAGTTCTCCCTGAAGTTGAAACGGATGTTGCCAATGGAAACGGAAATGGGAACTCACCTAAAGG ataCTCCTACGAAACTCTACTAGAAATAGCAAACTTCTTGCTGTCGCGTATCTCTGTGAAGCCGCACATCGGCATTATTTGCGGCTCTGGGATGGGTTCGTATTGGAAAGAGG GTTCCTTGGCTGAAACTATCACAGATGCTGAATCTATCTCATACGAGGACATTCCCAACTTCCCTGTGAGCACAGTCGAGGGTCACCGTGGACAACTGGTCTTCGGAAAGATCAGCGGTATCCCCGTCGTAGCCATGCAGGGACGCTTCCACTACTATGAAGGATACCCACTATGGAAG TGTTGTCTGCCCGTACGTGTGATGAAGCTCATTGGTATCAAAGCGCTGATTGCCACCAATGCGGCTGGAGGGCTAAATCCTTCATACAAGATTGGTGACATCATGATCGTGAAGGATCACATCAACATGATGGGTTTCGCCGGTAACAATCCTCTGCACGGGCCCAATGACGAGAGGTTCGGCCCTCGCTTCCCACCTATGAGCAAAGCTTACAACTACGAATATAGAAAAGTAGCAAAAGAG ATCGCGAAAGAGTTGAACATCGACAACATAGTGAGAGAGGGAGTGTACACTTGTCTCGGAGGACCCAACTTCGAAACCGTTGCTGAACTGAACATGTTGAAGATGGTCGGAGTCGACGCTGTTGGCATGTCCACCGTACACGAG GTTATCACAGCAAGGCATTGCGATTTGAACGTATTCGCGCTATCCCTCATCACCAACGAATGTGTGACGAGTTACGACAATGATGACGAGGCGAACCACGAAGAGGTCCTAGACGTAGGTCGCATGCGGCAGGACATCTTGCGCCAATTCGTCAGCAAGCTCGTCGAAAGGTTCGCACAGATCGAGGCCAAGAACCCATGA
- the LOC135117471 gene encoding epimerase family protein SDR39U1-like gives MAGRKIIIGGGTGFIGSHLGELLTSKGYSVLNVARKPATNNISWSVLEQSGLPKACAVVNCAGQQFMDFTKSWTPGFKQNVKNSRVYTTKALAKAINESKDKPKVYVVLTGVGAYEPSTSNIYDECSPTTGHDFFSRLTVEWEKAAQVDEPVRLVIVRCGAVLGRWGGMIKNMFLPFYLGLGGRIGSGTQYLPWIHIDDLARLILFSIENENVKGVLNGVAPQVITNDDFTKSFARALRRPAFFPVPEVILNMVLHEERAMIMTKGQHVVPKRVLEYGFEYKYADIDEACKEFAHLCPPKKQPLK, from the exons ATGGCAGGTAGAAAAATCATAATTG gtGGTGGTACAGGCTTTATTGGAAGCCATTTAGGGGAACTTTTGACCTCAAAAGGCTACTCTGTTCTCAATGTAGCCCGGAAGCCAGCCACAAACAATATCTCGTGGTCAGTCTTAGAGCAATCGGGACTGCCCAAAGCTTGTGCAGTTGTCAACTGTGCTGGACAACAATTTATGGATTTCACAAAATCCTGGACACCTGG ATTTAAACAAAATGTCAAGAACTCCAGAGTTTACACAACTAAAGCATTAGCTAAAGCAATTAACGAGAGCAAAGACAAGCCAAAGGTTTATGTTGTCCTCACTGGCGTTGGTGCTTATGAACCTTCAACGTCAAACATTTATGATGAGTGCAGTCCCACCACAGGCCACGATTTCTTTTCTCGACTCACAGTCGAGTGGGAGAAGGCTGCTCAAGTGGATGAACCTGTTAGGCTT GTAATAGTTCGTTGTGGCGCTGTCCTAGGCCGTTGGGGTGGTATGATCAAAAACATGTTCCTTCCTTTCTACCTCGGGCTCGGCGGCCGCATTGGCAGTGGCACGCAGTACTTACCATGGATCCACATAGACGACCTCGCTCGACTGATACTATTTTCAAtcgaaaatgaaaatgttaaagGTGTACTAAACGGTGTGGCGCCGCAAGTTATAACCAACGATGATTTCACTAAA TCGTTTGCTAGAGCGTTGCGGCGACCCGCTTTTTTCCCAGTGCCGGAAGTTATTCTAAACATGGTGTTGCATGAGGAGCGAGCTATGATAATGACGAAGGGCCAACACGTCGTGCCGAAGCGAGTCTTAGAATACGGCTTCGAATATAAATACGCAGATATCGACGAAGCCTGCAAAGAATTCGCGCACCTCTGTCCTCCTAAGAAACAACCGCTTAAATAG
- the LOC110370195 gene encoding tRNA-splicing endonuclease subunit Sen34: MISLYVENGIAYVWNSEDWFILRANHRICGSLIGSIPSFPRQNDFLGLPMALTSEEAALLVEKGVCELFALPNLTTKPTEEEKQRIKELEQNVLAEQTEALKKRKIEQLSQKIDIIIAGKRQKLLSKGVTDIQLDKQTLLQEEISKLPKLAPAHVLTHLPTEHYIATEKKIVNIDVLHPSVVEGKGAIKYKIFKNLWEKHYHITNGSKFGCDYLLYPGDPVRFHATYMVRCIYDHTATISPAQLVAFGRLSVSVNKLAVLAFYNCHGKLEYQTLQWHDNVI, from the exons ATGATATCTTTATATGTTGAAAATGGCATTGCATATGTGTGGAACTCTgaag attgGTTTATCCTACGAGCTAATCATCGCATATGTGGTTCCCTCATCGGTTCCATACCATCATTCCCGAGGCAAAATGATTTCTTAG gacTACCTATGGCTTTAACTTCTGAGGAAGCTGCATTGTTAGTCGAGAAAGGAGTATGCGAGTTATTTGCATTACCTAATTTAACAACAAAACCAACTGAAGAAGAAAAGCAGAGAATAAAGGAACTGGAACAAAA tgTTTTAGCTGAACAAACTGAAGCTTTGAAAAAACGGAAAATAGAACAGTTGTCACAGAAGATAGACATTATAATTGCAGGGAAGAGACAAAAATTATTGTCCAAAGGAGTTACTG ATATTCAGTTGGATAAACAGACACTATTGCAAGAGGAAATTAGTAAATTGCCAAAGTTAGCTCCAGCTCATGTTCTAACACACTTGCCAACAGAACATTATATCGCCACag aaaagaaaatagttaatattGATGTGTTACATCCCAGTGTTGTGGAAGGAAAAggtgcaataaaatataaaatcttcaagAATTTATGGGAAAAACACTATCATATAACTAATGGATCAAAGTTCGGTTGTGATTATCTTCTATATCCAG GAGACCCAGTGAGATTCCATGCAACCTACATGGTGCGATGTATCTATGACCACACAGCTACTATCAGTCCCGCACAGCTTGTGGCATTTGGAAGATTATCAGTATCAGTAAACAAACTAGCTGTCTTAGCCTTTTATAATTGTCATGGGAAGTTAGAATATCAAACCCTCCAATGGCATGATAATGTTATTTGA
- the LOC110370196 gene encoding programmed cell death protein 5, which produces MDDPELDKIRQQRLAQLQAQHGGTGDPNHAKQQEERMQAMEEAKHTILAQALSQDARARLNTIKLSRPEKGAMVENMICRMAQMGQVRNKITEPELIQLLESLNQQMPKSSSTVKFDRRRAALDSDDDDF; this is translated from the exons atggatGACCCGGAGTTAGACAAGATTAGACAACAGCGATTGGCTCAACTTCAGGCTCAACATGGG GGGACAGGTGATCCGAATCATGCTAAACAACAGGAAGAAAGGATGCAGGCAATGGAAGAAGCCAAACACACAATACTTGCACAAGCACTTAGTCAAGACGCCAGAGCCAGAt tgAACACAATTAAGCTGAGTAGACCAGAAAAGGGTGCCATGGTTGAAAATATGATCTGTAGAATGGCCCAAATGGGTCAAGTTCGCAATAAAATTACAGAACCAGAACTGATACAACTCCTAGAGTCGCTGAACCAACAAATGCCTAAATCTTCAAGCACTGTAAAGTTTGACAGAAGGAGGGCCGCTCTTGactcggatgatgatgatttctag
- the LOC135117534 gene encoding lipase 1-like produces MLRRELSVVLATCFALAAARGSPHGDDIKELLKSIDSRYSDNVFEDANLDVPGLIRKYRYPLEVHNVTTEDGYILEMHRIPHGRDANNDPNQRRPVVFVMHGLLCSSADFVLMGPGSGLGYILAEEGFDVWMGNARGNYYSRRHVRLNPDAILSTAFWKFSWDEMGTKDLPAMIDYVLEATGEQRLHYVGHSQGTTAFFVLGSMLPAYNAKIISMQALAPVAYMAHNKNLLLKMLAPYSNNIESIASLMGIGEFLPHSIIFTWAGEALCRDEVVFQPICSNILFLIGGWNENQHNATMMPVILGHTPAGSSVRQLAHYGQGISGKQFRRYDHGSALSNYRAYGSIKPPRYDLSKITTPVFLHYSDTDPLAHVEDVETLFRELGRPIGKFRVPQATFSHIDFMYGINAKELVYNRAINLIKAMDANAFDDELLRNQIDFSSN; encoded by the exons ATGTTACGCAGAGAGCTGTCAGTGGTGTTGGCCACATGCTTCGCCTTGGCCGCGGCCAGGGGATCTCCGCACGGTGATGATATTAAGGAATTGTTAAAAAGTATCGATTCACGATATTCCGATAATGTGTTTGAAGACGCAAACTTAGATGTG CCTGGCCTTATCAGAAAATATCGCTACCCACTAGAAGTTCACAATGTGACGACAGAGGATGGCTATATATTGGAAATGCATCGTATTCCTCACGGCCGAGACGCTAACAACGATCCGAATCAAAGAAGACCAGTTGTGTTTGTGATGCATGGACTGCTATGCTCATCTGCTGATTTCGTTCTTATGGGTCCTGGATCTGGCTTAG GCTATATCCTCGCAGAGGAAGGTTTTGACGTGTGGATGGGTAACGCTCGCGGTAACTACTACTCCCGCAGACACGTCAGGCTGAATCCTGATGCAATCTTGAGCACCGCATTCTGGAAGTTCTCTTGGGATGAAATGGGAACCAAAGATTTGCCCGCTATGATTGATTACGTGTTGGAGGCCACAGGAGAGCAAAGACTACATTATGTTGGACACTCACAGGGCACCACAGCTTTCTTCGTGTTGGGCTCAATGTTGCCTGCATACAAtgccaaaattatttcaatgcaaGCATTGGCCCCAGTGGCATATATGGCTCACAACAAAAACCTTCTTCTGAAAATGTTGGCACCCTATTCCAATAATATTGAA AGTATTGCTTCTTTGATGGGAATCGGCGAGTTTTTGCCTCACAGCATTATCTTCACATGGGCCGGGGAGGCACTGTGCCGCGATGAAGTGGTCTTCCAACCGATATGTAGCAATATTCTCTTTTTGATTGGTGGATGGAACGAAAACCAACATAACGCG ACCATGATGCCGGTCATCTTAGGGCACACTCCGGCCGGGTCGTCGGTGAGACAGCTCGCTCACTACGGACAAGGAATCTCCGGCAAACAATTTCGTCGCTATGATCATGGGTCTGCACTATCTAATTATAGGGCATACGGGTCAATCAAACCACCACGTTACGACTTGTCTAAAATTACCACTCCAGTGTTTCTTCATTACTCCGACACCGACCCATTGGCTCATGTCGAGGACGTCGAAACATTGTTCAGGGAATTAGGTAGACCAATTGGCAAATTCCGAGTTCCACAGGCTACCTTTAGTCACATTGATTTCATGTATGGTATAAACGCAAAAGAATTGGTCTACAATAGAGCCATCAACCTTATCAAAGCTATGGACGCTAATGCATTCGACGATGAACTATTACGAAACCAAATTGATTTTTCATCAAATTAA